Genomic segment of Streptosporangium sp. NBC_01755:
CCTGCTTCAGGGGCATGGATCAGAACCTACCTCAGAAGGCATCGATCACTCGTGGTAGGTGGTGTGATGTCCGGTGAGCCCGAGTCGGCGACCGGTCAGGAAGGCGTCCACAGGGACGCGCCCTCACACCTTCCTGAGGGACTACCCGTGAGGCCGCGCCGGCGACTGGACTGAGGAGAGCGGGGTTGCGAGGAACGAGCGGCCCCGGTCGACGAGGGAAGGAGCCGGGTCTGAGCGGCCTCACCGCGACGCGTTAGCGTCGCATTCAACAAGATCTAGCCAGGAATCCCGGCCGTTCAGGGCCGGGAGGAATGGCTTCCCTTCCTGCGTCCGGACGTTAGTCCGGGCGTTTCTGGCTCTCGATGTACTCGCCGATGATCTCCAGTGGTGCGCCGCCGCATGAGCCGGCGAAGTACGACGGCGACCACAGGTGACCGTGCATGATGTGCCGGTCGATCCGGCCGGTGAACTCCTTGCGCAGGTAATGCGCCGAGACGCCCTTGAGTCGGTTGACCAGAGTCGAGATCGGCAGCTTGGGCGGATAGTGCACGAGCAGGTGCACATGGTCTTCTTCGCCGTTGAACTCCCGCAGGGCCGCGCCGAGCTGGGCGCACACCTCCCGCATGACCTCCTCGCAGCGGGTGAGCATCGCATCATTAAGGACGTCACCCCGGTACTTAGTGACGAAGACAAGATGAACATGAAGGTTGTAGACGACGCTACGACCCCTCCTCACATCAGGGTCTGCTTCCCATCGAGGTGACATAGACAAGATGATACCCATGATAAAATCCTGGGGATGAAGCTGGTCGTGCAGGTGAAGCTGCTCCCCGACGCCGCCACCGAGGCGGCGCTGCGGGAGACGCTGACCCTGTGCAACCGGGCCGCCAACCACGCATCCCGCCGCGCCTTCGACACCGGCACCAAGAACAAGACCTCCCTTCAGCGCCTCGTCTACGGCGACCTGAAGG
This window contains:
- the tnpA gene encoding IS200/IS605 family transposase, with translation MSPRWEADPDVRRGRSVVYNLHVHLVFVTKYRGDVLNDAMLTRCEEVMREVCAQLGAALREFNGEEDHVHLLVHYPPKLPISTLVNRLKGVSAHYLRKEFTGRIDRHIMHGHLWSPSYFAGSCGGAPLEIIGEYIESQKRPD